TCTTCGAGGCGTGTTCCGTTTTCGCCACGCAGCGTGAATTCGATCTGAATCTGTTCTTCGACGGGAAGACATCGAGGACATCCCGTCCGGAACCACAGCCACGCGGGATTGGAGTCCTCGGAGAGATCGATGATGATCTGTCGCTCGCCACCATCACCCTCATTGCTGACGACCCCCAGGTCAGTCTCGGTTCCTTCGCCCTCCCAGGAGACGTCGAGGTCGAGTTCGCCGGCGCCAAACGTAACCCCCAGTTGCTCAGTGTCCGAGAACTCGGCCACGGTCCGTCCACCACCGGAGACGACCGCCCCCGAGGCCGCAGCGGCAAGCAGGAATTGCCGACGGGATACCCGCAGCCCGTCAGGTTCTGTCATACTCACCCCCCGTTGACGGCCAGCCCGTCACTGCTGGCCCCGACTGGTCGCCGTGGCTCCCGTGGTCCCCACCGCGGAGTGCCGTGCCAAGATGGAACATCGTTGGTTGAGAATGCCACGGAACGGGCATTGCTATGCGTCCATTTCATCCCGGATCAGCGCTAAACGGACAGATAACCTCACACCGAGATGGCGGCTGTCCCGGGGTTTTCGCGGTTAGGAGCGTGGTAACCAGATCGGCGGCGATTTCGAAAGGGCGTAATTGACACTCGAAAACGGGGCGAATGTTCCGGGCCTAACGGTTCACTAGGATGGGATTTGGAGTCCTGTCAGCCCTGGGCGACGTCGTGTTCGAGCGTTCCAACGCCTTCGATCTCGATTGCCACGTGATCACCATCTGAGAGCGGGCCGACTCCAGCCGGTGTTCCGGTACTGATGACATCACCCGGTTCGAGGGTCATGTAAGTCGTGATCTCGGCGACCAGTTCGGGCACGGAGAAGATGAACTCGGCCCGGGAGGAGGATTGTTTCACCTCGCCGTTGACCCGAAGTTCGATCGACGCGTCCGCGGGTACATCCTCGGGGTCAGCGACGACCGGCCCCATCGGGGCTGCGCCGTCGAAGGCCTTCCCCCGTATCCAGTTCTGCTCCCGGTCCTGATCGTCGCGATTCGACACGTCGTTGACGGCCGTAAAGCCCGCGACCACGTCCCAGGCGTCGGCCTCGCTCACGTTGCGGGCTTGCTCACCAATCACTACCCCGAACTCGGCCTCGTAATCGACTCGCTCTTTGTCGGCCGGGAGGGTGATGGTATCACCGTGACTTGCCACGGTGTTCGGCGTTTTGAGGAAGAGCAGCGGGCGATCGGGGATGTCCGAATCGCGTTCGGCGGCGTGATCGGCGTAATTCAATCCGATCGCGATGATCTTCGTCGGCTCGGCCGGCGGGAGCACCTCCACAGTCTCGGGATCGTAGACCTGCCCGGCGGCCTCGATACCCGCATTCGTCCACTCGCCGGTTCGTGTCGCCCCGGCCCGGTCTCGAAAGCGAACTGTTCGCATGCCCCCGGATTCGTTGGCCCCTGGCCTAAGGGTTGCGAGGGCGGAAAAGGCTGCCAACCGCCCGAAATGCCACCATACTTATTGGATATTTGCCCCTACACCCGTCCATGCGTCTAACCTGGCACGGCCATTCGACCTGGGAAGTAACCGTCGACGAGACACACCTGTTGATCGACCCGTTCTTCGATAATCCCCACACCGCACTCGAACCGATCGACGTGCGCACTCCCGATTACGTGCTCCTCACGCACGGCCACGCCGACCATATCGCCCACGTCCCCGAGTTCACCCAGAGCACGATCGTCGCGACGCCGGAACTCGCTGCCTACGTGGCCGACGAATACGGGATCCAGGACACCATCGGGATGAACCTGGGTGGGACAGTCGAACTTGGTGATGCCGCCGTGACCATGCACCGGGCCGACCACTCGAACGGCATCGAGACCGATTACGCCAGCTCCGGCGGCATGCCGGCCGGGTTCGCCATCAGCGACGCGACGCCTACACCCGAAGACGCCGCGGAGTGTACGACCTTCTATCACGCCGGAGACACCGCGCTCATGACCGAGATGCGGGAGGTCATCGGGCCGTACCTGGACCCGGACGCGGCCGCAGTCCCGATCGGCGATCACTACACCATGGGCCCCGAGCAGGCCGCCATCGCGGTCGACTGGCTCGGGGTCGAGCGAGCCTTCCCGATGCACTATGACACCTTCCCCGCCATCGAACAGGACCCGGCGGATTACGAGCGAGCCGTGAAGAAAACGGGCAGTTCGGCGACCGTCGACGTTTTGGACGGCGACGAGACGGTCGAGATCTGATCGGGACGAACGTTTTTATCCGCTGGCGCGTTCGGTTCGCGCATGAGCGACTTCAGCCTGGACCTCCGCAACGCCGAAGAAGAACTCGACATCTCGGCCGCCGAGGAGGGGGATTTCGGCGGTCGAGTCGTCCTGGGGACCCTCGACGGTACCACCCCCGACGAGGAGTGGCTGGCCGAAATCGAGGCGGGCAACGTCCTCTTCCTCGCCATCGAGGGGGATCTCAACGAACTCGCGTCCGGGTTCGCCCGGGACGTAAAGGAAAACGGCGGGTCGCTCACGCACTTCCGGCGGTTTCTGGTCGTGGGCCCACCCGGCGTGCAGGTCGACACCGAGCGACTCTGAGGATTTCCGTCTCCGACAACTGTTAACAGCCATCGCTCGTACCCCAGGGTATGCCTATCAGAGACGACGGTTCGGCGACCGATCCGGCGATCGTGGACCAGTTCGACGGCGGATTCGGCTGGCTCCCACATCCCGAGGAGGCGATGCAACGGGCCAGTCACGCCGTCGATTTCGGTGACGGCGTCTGGATCGTCGATCCCCTCGACGCACCTGGTATCGACGAGCGAATCGAGGAACTCGGCGAGGTTCGGGGTGTCATCGTCCTCCTCGACCGGCACGAGCGGGACGCCGCGGCGTTCGCGAATCGGTTCGACGTCCCCGTCTTTCGACCGCCCTACGTGGACCGGGAGTTCGACGCCCCCGTCGAGTGGCTCGGGTCACATCTCCCCGACTCGGATGTGCAGGTGCTCCAGACAGTCGACCTCCCGTTCTGGAAAGAGGGGGCGCTCTACGACGGAGAGACACTTGTTCTCGCTGACGCCCTGGGGGCGGCCGGCTACTTCGCCGTTGGACCGGAACGACTCGGCGTGCACCCTATGCTCCGGCTCTCCCCGCCTACCAAGTTAGGCGGACTCACGCCAGAGCGGATCTTCGTCGGCCACGGCGAAGGCGTCGGGTATCGTGCTGCAGAAGCACTGGACGTGGCTCTCACTGGCGCTCGGTGGCGGTTGCCCCAGGCCTGGCTGGCCGGGCTTCGATCAATCTTCTAGCTCGGTGAGGCGGTCGGCGATGTCGTCCAGCCGTCGCAGTCGCTCCCGATGCAGACTCGCGAGCATGTCCGCGAGAAAGCCAAAGAGGATCAACTGTCCGCCGAGCAGAATGGCGAGCGTCGCGAGTACGGCGATAATCTCGTGTGAAACGTTCTGCGTGAAGTACTCCACACCGACGTAGCCGCCGAAGAGCAATCCCGCGCCGAAGATGAGCCCACCGACGCTCCCGAAGTAAAAGAGTGGATTCGTCGTCTTCGCCAGGCTGTAGAGGGTCAAAAGGATTCGGCCGCCGTCCGCAATCGGGTTCAGGTTCGGGTCGGAACCCGCGGGTCGGGCGCGGTACGTGATCGGAACGACCGACACGTCGAGTCCACGTTTGACACACTCCACTGCCATCTCGGTCTCGATGCCAAAGCCAGTCGCCGAGAGATGCATCCGCTCGAAGGAGTCCCGGGTGAACGCCCGGTAGCCACTGAGAA
This region of Halodesulfurarchaeum sp. HSR-GB genomic DNA includes:
- a CDS encoding fumarylacetoacetate hydrolase family protein, which translates into the protein MRTVRFRDRAGATRTGEWTNAGIEAAGQVYDPETVEVLPPAEPTKIIAIGLNYADHAAERDSDIPDRPLLFLKTPNTVASHGDTITLPADKERVDYEAEFGVVIGEQARNVSEADAWDVVAGFTAVNDVSNRDDQDREQNWIRGKAFDGAAPMGPVVADPEDVPADASIELRVNGEVKQSSSRAEFIFSVPELVAEITTYMTLEPGDVISTGTPAGVGPLSDGDHVAIEIEGVGTLEHDVAQG
- a CDS encoding metal-dependent hydrolase; this encodes MRLTWHGHSTWEVTVDETHLLIDPFFDNPHTALEPIDVRTPDYVLLTHGHADHIAHVPEFTQSTIVATPELAAYVADEYGIQDTIGMNLGGTVELGDAAVTMHRADHSNGIETDYASSGGMPAGFAISDATPTPEDAAECTTFYHAGDTALMTEMREVIGPYLDPDAAAVPIGDHYTMGPEQAAIAVDWLGVERAFPMHYDTFPAIEQDPADYERAVKKTGSSATVDVLDGDETVEI
- a CDS encoding DUF5779 family protein, with the protein product MSDFSLDLRNAEEELDISAAEEGDFGGRVVLGTLDGTTPDEEWLAEIEAGNVLFLAIEGDLNELASGFARDVKENGGSLTHFRRFLVVGPPGVQVDTERL
- the aglJ gene encoding S-layer glycoprotein N-glycosyltransferase AglJ, with translation MGEDGEVCVLIPTLDEAETIGDVIAGLHEAGLENVLVVDGHSTDDTVEIAENAGARVITQSGSGKGQAVREAIEHVEAEFVLMLDGDGTYVPSQADRLLEPLRAGEADHVVGNRFADMESGAMTRLNKVGNRLFNRVFRGVHGEDHGDILSGYRAFTRDSFERMHLSATGFGIETEMAVECVKRGLDVSVVPITYRARPAGSDPNLNPIADGGRILLTLYSLAKTTNPLFYFGSVGGLIFGAGLLFGGYVGVEYFTQNVSHEIIAVLATLAILLGGQLILFGFLADMLASLHRERLRRLDDIADRLTELED